The Nymphaea colorata isolate Beijing-Zhang1983 chromosome 7, ASM883128v2, whole genome shotgun sequence DNA window ACGATCCATACACAAGAAAACCTCGAGTTTGAGGGCATCAATTTAGTTCGATACACAAGGAAACCTCAAGCTGAGGGCATCAATTTGGCTAACGTTTAAGGTGTATTTGATAACCTTAGATTTGAGATGAAGCTGGTATGAAATTCCTTTTATGTGGAACCCATGGaataaacaaacaccagacTTCACCaccatgtgaaaaaaaaaaaaaaaaaaaagatttgggaTCCTCAATATATCGCCAAAACCTCAGACTTGAGATTAAGCAGAAGGGGGGTCTGACCTCCAATCTTCAAAGCTGAGATCCCCAGTGATACAAATTAccttggatctcagatccaaggtAAACAAACGCCCCTACAAATTCAAGAGTGATTCTCACTTGAATTCAAGCGGACATGAAGTGTGGCACGAATTAGAACCCAACATTAGGGGGTGTTTGGCAGCAGGGATACTCTGTAATTGTCTAATGAGTATACCTCAAAGATTGAGGCAAGTTCATCAAACACTTGTTCTAGTGTACCATGAATCTGCTCTAATTTTTGGAGCAGATTTATGGGACATTAGAAGTCTCTTTGCTGCCAAAGGACCCTTAAAAGAACAAAGTGTAGCACATTAATCATCAAACATATGACATAGCTAATCCTAACATGGTTTCAACCTAGATAGTCCTATCAGGAAATATACCTGAGACCACAAACAAAACCCAAACAACGTAACAAGAAACAACCAATGCTGACCAACTGCCCTCAACTTCTGGCATTAAAAACTACAGATATCGTTTGAAGGTCTGATCAAGGTAAATCACTACAATAGACTCAGATAACAAGATGAAAGGATGAAATGAACAATTCCATCTATTGTAAAGGAGCTGCTGTTCTGGCAGTTTCAAGGTTCAGCACATGATGACAGCATACCATGAAAAACACAAACCATACTGCGAAACAACCATGACAGGTGAGTTCAATTGATTTATGCTGGTTTCTTCACAACAAGGACAGGGCAGTTTGCATGATGCACACAGTAATTGCTGACACTTCCCAGGAAAGTCCTGTTCCAATGAGAAATATCATACTCGTGTAAAACGGAAATATGAAAGAAGGATCATGCAAAATTTGCAAGACAAAGATGTAGGCAATCTAGTTTCATGGGGAGCAAACCAAGTTATGGATCACTAGGTTTCTAATTTAGCTCAGTGAATGAACTTTGATAACTGGGAATAATGACATTCCAACATAaaaatgcatcattttcatcatcCAAGACTCCAACTTAAAGTTCACAACAGTGAACAGCTTCCAAACATATAATGCATGATCATTATTGTCTAATTAAAAGACCACTGTGAAAAATAAAGTTGGTTACTGTCAAGTTTCAACATTTTTGTGCATCTTAATTGAATGTAGTTTGTCACCATCTCAGAACAAATTTCAACCCGTATAGTTTGGTTATGGACCATAGATCTGGAAACAAGGCTAGCTAGTTGATTGTCAACAAAATATACAGAAGTCGGCACCAAAATTTATGAATACTTCATACCTGCGAACTGGACAAGTAACAGGATATGGTGGAACTTAGACATAATTTTCCTCATTCCTATATCATGTGCTCGGCTAAATAATATTAGGACAAGGCAACTTATTATCAGCCatcaaaaattttttagttAAAGAATATTATGCATTTTATACATTTACAGTTTGAACTTCGGGTATAACGTAAAATAAGAGTATGAATTCTGTCTACTAGCATTTAGTCTGTTTAAAACTCCGATAATATGAACTTGAATGCTCATCAACATTTCTATATTCCAATTTTCAGTTTAGAAGTATCCATAGCTCAAGACTACCCAAGGGCTCTAATATTATCATGCATATTTGcacatttattttcctttttcttcacaaaatcatttgatttaTACTTAAATATTGTTAAGCTCGTTTAGATCTACAGCACTTCAGTGATCAAGTATGCAACTCATACCTTCAATTATTCTACATCAACTCCAAAATGAAATTTCCCTATAGTTATACTATCACTTTAATGAATGTTAGCCTCTCCTACAGTTTGATAGTTCAATATGAACATATATCTTCATGTTTTCACAAGAAGAATCAAATAAAGAGCATATAGACAAACATACATACTCATACACACACATTGCAACTTTTAGACTCTCTGAAGTTATTTGAATAGTATGAATTAAGCATAGAAATATGACAACATACCAACACAGTAATCTGCCTGCGTGCATGGTGTAATTTTATCACAAAAGATAGCTCTAAACAGTAATGATGAGATACAAAGTTACAAACACTGCTAGAAAACATGATCATGTTgcaagttattttttctttaaaaccaAACCAATGTTATGTACACTTAAGTGCATGattccattttttgttgtctttaatatttatatatgaatatttgtaaaaaaaaaatcataaaataataaatatcatAATTTCTTACCtttgcttttatttcatatatttttattttttgaattgttaaCTGTATTTCATCTATATTCCATTGTTCACACATGTATGTGTCATAGTCACTGCTACTGGTTCAATACCTCCGTGAGGTAGTTCCTTAGTTACTGAAACATTTTCCAGAAAATATAGGGAAACATATCAAGGATTTTGAGGAAAATAACACAATACAGAAGGAAGAAATATTATGCTACCATATCGTTTTAAGGAAAAGCACAAGAAATCTTGAAAAGCAGTACTAAAAgggaaatattttaagttgtCTGACACATGATGATCACAAACTTTTACTTGGATGTCAGTTGCACGATTTCTAAGTATTTATTTTACTATGCAAATATCAGCAACATATGTAAGCCACAACAAAAGACAGAAGGAGGACCAGCTTTAGTCAGGTGGCATTTAGATGCCTAACTTATTACAACAAATTGAAGCAAGAATTTCTGATTGTTAATTGAGTTTCTGGATCATACTTGGCCAGGCAAAAAAGTTAGTAATCTGGTTTGGTCTGAATCTCGCATCAAAGCTATGTTTCCAATATGCTAAAGCCACAAGGTTTCAGCTACATTTATGTAACATGTAAGTTATATAGGTTCCTGTTCTTGGAAAAATAACTTTGCAGCAGTCCAAGAAAGTCAACCATTATAGAAcagatttccttttccttctatGAGTTCCTAGTACTTCCATGAGGGAAATATTCTTACACGTTAAACAAAACACAGATCCAGGGGACATTTAATAGGTTGGAAAGAAATTAGGAATAACATTTTACCATGCATGGCAGGTGAAAAATTCCAGGAGAAAAAGTCTGAGCTTCCAGCTCCGACTAGTTCTTCCTGAAAAACTGATTATTATAAGCCTGAATGGGGAGATATTCCACAAAATATTTTATCGCATTTGCTCTAAGGGTGGATGGCTGGTGAACCTTTTTTCATTCAGTAGACTTTGAAATATATTTCAGGCATACCCAACACCTAAAAAGATAAAACACTGTGAACTCAAATTGTCAAAAGATTGCCAAAGGGCAATCAACCAAGTGCAGGCACAAGTACCACATCCAGGATATGGACCATATCATGTATGCTCAATCAGATTGTCTGAATTTAGCTGCTTGACAACGTAATCTTGGTTCCAGTAAGCACGGAAAAATAGAGATGGGACCATGTGGCTATCAGATCAAAGGGAAGAATATATCACATATGCTCAAATAACCCACATATATAGATAAAAATCTAAGGATGTAAAAAGTGGTATTATAGAGTTAGTTTCTTGTCCTGCCTTCCCAATTTGACATGAGCATGGTTACTGACTTTAGTATACATGGCTTAACCAAATACCACAATTACATATTTTGCCTTCAATTGGCTACAACGACATCATTTATATGTAAGCAAATAGGAAACAGAtcttagtttattttctttgttgtgaaGGACAAGTGGCCAACTAtcatcttaaaaaaacaaattcattagATGATTACACACTAGAGCAATAGCACCATAAATCAGCCATTGAAGAAACATAAATCCAggagaaacaaaataaagtcaGAACATTGTCTGGAGCTGCCTAAGAACATCTGGTGAATTTCAAAGTATGCAAAGGAATGAGCAGCTAACCTTTGTAAAGTGCTAAGGCCACGACTACCCAAAACAAGAAGGTCAACACCGAATTTCTCAGCAGCTGCACATATGACATCCTTAGGATCTCCTAATTCTGTCAATGTCTCAGCAACAACCTGCAAATGTAGTTAAatgatttaatataaatattgCACATCAAGCTTTCAGTAAAAAATTAAGGCATGTATTGTATATGCTTCTGCAGGAGACTAGATTGAATGTCAAGAATTTTACAGGAATAGCCtcatttttacatgtaaaaccAAGTGAGATACTATGTTATTAACAGAGAAGAAGAGATAATTTTATTAGTAATAAGATGAGCGTACAATAAGTGCCATAACTGTTGAAGATATGCGATCTTCCACTCGAAACCTCATGAGATGAATTTATACATGTCAGAACTATAAAGAACATAGATATGCTTTGCTGAGATGGAtctcaaaagaacaataaagaaTATGCAAACTGCTAACaggcatgtgtgtgtgcatgatATATTTGTCTACTGAATTGTGCATTACTTCCAGGCACTTTGCTAATCTCAAACATCCTATTGAGCTAGTTGAGTAGAATGAACCACCCTTCTATTTCACAACCAATGGACGTGTACATTGCTGACATGGCTCTTTCCCAATAACAGTAACTACGGTGTTCTTTTTGGCATTGCTGTTAATGGAAGTAGGCAGATGTACAAAAGAGATTAGGATTTACACAAGATAATTCTCTCCATTAACATTGGTTGGTACCTTCAATTGATAGAAAAGTCATACATGAAGACTTAAAAGACCAACACTGCCAGCTGATGCTAATGCCTATTGAGAGGTACACATTAGAATGTGCCCGTCTAACAAAAGCACCCTTgccattttatatataaagcAAAATTGCCCTCTTTAAGATTTCCAACAAAAGGCTATACATAAAATGTAGAAACAGGACGATTATTTAAAAACAAGCTCACCATGCCCAACATATATGCAAAATCAGCCATTAATACAAGCATCAATTAGAGATTCCTACATAATCCTTAAATCTGCTGCTTTTCTTTCAGGTAAAGTGTAGTCAGACAGGAAGAGAAAATCTGGTCGGACCACAAGCAATAGTGTATCTTTACATGCAAACAAATAAACTACATCCATTTATACTAAGCGAAGAAAGAGGACAGAGTAAATATACCCCCTCCCTTGCACATATCTCTTTTGCTCGTTCCAGGAGGGCTTCTGTAATCTTCGTTTGATGTTCTTGGACGGATTGAATCAATTCAGTTGCTGCATATATGCAAGTATTGGTTAGAAACATCAAAAGACCACAAAGACCAAAATTCATATGTCAGCAGTCATTCATTGGTGCACATCTCACTGAAAAGTTTTGTTCAACATGTATGGATGCCTATAATATGCTTCCTTTAACATGTTAACAGTTTCATCCTTCAACgcaatcaaaaaattcaagctTGATGTCgtgtttcatgaaaaatggGCTGCTCAAATCCAAGAATATAAGAGTCCAAAGTGACCACAAAATGGTGATAAACCTAACACGGTTTAAAATTTAACTAGTAAATAAATCATATTAAGCACgccaaaatctttctttttgataGTTAGATTACTGAAATCAAGGGAATGCCACCATTTAGCATTCCACAACATCAAGCCTTTACTGTTAAAGGCTTTCCCGTTCAAAAAAATTCCCTTGTCTACAGAATGCAGGAAAAATTTGGTGCCCATGATCAGAGTAAAAGCTTTACAGCTTCTAAAATTCTTTTCCTGAAATCAAAAGATCCTTAAAACTGTAATATACTTTAGGAATATGATAAATGGCACAAGATATTACAATGCCAAGATAGACTAACTTGGACGCCATAGAAGATCATATTGGCACCCAGAACATTATATTTTACAGCCACAGGTTAATTAAACTAACTCGTTTGCTGAATTTATGAATATtgtgtttataaatgagttttGATGAGATTTGGTGCGTGTGCGCGAGGGTGCCTCTGTGTGTGCCGCATGTGTGTAGTaggtatgtatatgtatttgtGCGGTTGATACGCATGTGCTAAGAATTAAAATATTCATATCGTAACTAGTGAACAACATAAGTGACTTCTAAACGATTGATAATTCATTGTTCAACTTCAGGAAATAATTAACTTAGTTAACTTAAATCACATAAGAATTGAAAATGACCAGTGAAACAAACACCTGTCAAGAAGACAAGGATTTCCAGATCCCTCAACCTAACATGCTAGAAAACAACGAAGATTTTGGTCGAACATGATCAAACATTTCGCATCCAAAAATCAAGCCAACCGTCAAAAACCAGACGGACACAACATACCAGTTCCTCTTCTGAACCAAATACAAATGAGAAGGTGGGTAGCTGTGAAAAGGAAAGTGAAAGCAAAAGCATGGGAAAAGTGGAATCAGGTGACGTACGTGCCGCTCCATAACCAGCATAAACGTAGCTGAAACTGGGGAGAGGCTGAGCGTggaaaaggaggagaggagaggagatgGTAGGCTTTAGAAAGCTGAGAGCCCATTCAAGAGCGTAGTGGCTGACATCGCTCTCGTCGATTGCCAGcatgatcttcttcttttcacccATTTCTCCTTACTTTGCTTCTTCTTCGCgagaaacagagagggagagaggatcaTTGAGCCCTGACGCTTGcgtaaaatatttaaagacatTGACAGGGCAGGTCAGGATCCTTGGGCCTGACTGCTCTAACTTTGCGTCTTCATTCCACCATCTCATTGCGTGGGAGAGCGTGCCACTTGGTTCGTTTGAACGGCCGCTGGCATCTGTTGGTCAAAGACTTGAAGCACGCTTCAACGCCTGGCTTTACACCCAAGCCTTTCGAACGGGTAGAGTTTGGAAGGACAAACCTCTTTAGGACCATCAAATATAACCCATTAATTATCATTTGCTTTGGCAGGTTCCTTGTTCCCGAGCCGCAGTTGAtcataaaaggaaaagaggaaatcaacatctcattttttttactttacaaGTTTATTCTTAGCTACCTTTTATTTGGAATGGACAAAGTGCTCACATACTTCCGAAATCCAACTTAAAAGTTGTCTTCACGTGAGCTAGTGAAGGTTCTCCATGCAATTAGCATGAAAACGGGATTCTGAATGAGATGCAGAGAAACTCATTAGAGGGAGACTCTTAACAGTGGGAGTGGTTGACTAATAGATCCGATTTGGGTACATGTCGTTGAGAAAGTTATCGGTGCTTCCAGCTCTTTGTAGTTTCACCAAACTGTTAGAtctgtgttttttttctcttcccaaGCATGTGCTTTTGACAAGTAGGCCCGGTTGTGCTTGTTTCTCAAAGCATGGAGTTTCACACGGCTGTAACCTTCCTCAATAGGAATGTTTACTTAGGCCTCTTGCGTAATGACGATTTTATcacacaacaaaaaattttgaaagcttTTATGTGCATTTGTCAATGTTAAAGCACTTTCTCACCACTTGGGAAAACTTGACGAGGTTGCACTTCATATCCTCATATCTTAAATCTAATGCTGCATTAGAAGGTGTACTTTTGAAGATTCTCAGTTTAAATGAATGGAGGATCTCAATAAAGTGGACCTTAAATTTACATTACATGTGAAAACCAAGGATTtaagatctgatttttttttgggccgGGGGGTGGGGGGTGTTTTTGACCTTAAATCCGTGGATTTGATATCTTAGATCACCATCATCTCAGATCTGCAGTGAAACAAACATACCCTTGGAGGAATATTGTAAAAATTTGAAGCATTTGTCAATGACAGCGAAGACATAACAACATATTTCGTAACCATTGCATGTATGTTGACAATTAGGGATTAGAACTGCAATGTTCTTCTATCTGCTcaaaataattaacaaaaacaaaagcaactaTTGGGAGGGATTTGTTGAGAGTTCAAAAGATTATACACTAAGGTTTGGAAAAGTAATTTTAAGTTACCAATTAAATATGTTAAACATATTTTAATGGACTAGAAAATTGACATCTTTTCATAGTTCTCTATTATTACAATAAAATTCACATGTGCattttttggatgcaaatgctCCTTATAAGTAGAATCAATACTAGAATTAACcacaaatttatattttatgattGAAGGTTATATATGTCTGTTTAGTGTCAATTGTCAAGTACTCTTCAATATTGTTCTGAATAAACAAATTGCTGTGGAACTCATTATTGAGCATAGACTCTTTGTAAACAAAGTTCTGTGGAACTCACTATTGGTATAGGCTCTTAAGCAAAATTAAAACCAATTTATTCACTTGTAACAAACACTTCATTTTAGCGCCCAAAATGGTAACTTGCTTTTGCACAAACATAGAATGCATTTGTTAATTTATGCTAAGTAAATCTACAAAAGCAAACCTAGTACCTAGAACattaaattttccaaaaaataataTCAAGTACAACATAGAtttaattgaaaagaaaataaaaaagcatcTTAGTCCAAGTTCCAATATTCATCGACACTACACTTGTTCAATCCAAGCCCGGATAGCAAAAAGctaaaatcatcaataaataatcttaaaggaaatgagaaaacaattttatttgatCGGGGCACTTAAGCACACAACAcaattgaatttgttattttacATGTTAGAATAATAGAATAAACTTACAAACAACCTTGCACACTGCATATCCACGTCTACAGCAAAGATGCATCCTCTGGATGTGGGTGCCATTTTTGACATGTATCACAACAAATCCAATGATCAAAATTTGCGTCAAAAACTAAACTATTTGCTGCAGTAGAAGGAGCATCAGCTTCACCACTCTAGATGGGTATCTTTGTTCACCACTCTAGATGCAGGTCTAGAACCCTGGGTTACTTTATGTGACTCAAAATCAGTGTATCCCTAATGTCTAGACTTTGTTGTCAGTATTacaaaaaagctaaaaataatGAAACTGCAAATATGATAGTTTATGTCATGCCAACACGAGAAACACATGCTAGTTGTCCACATGATAAAGTAAAACTATTACATCTAAAGTGAGGAGAGCAATACACATCACATTACCTTAGAATTCTAACCGAAGCATCTTATCATAGCTCTGAACTCTCTCAACTCCCCAGCTTCTGTTGAAGTGCCATGTGCATTTATATAGTTCAGTATGTTCCTTCTTTGCACCGGTCACAGCTAAGGCTTTCTCCATGCAAAGAATAATGCATGTCAAGATGGGAGAGCCGTCAGATGTAGGTCAGTTGGTTCCAGGTTGAGAGAACAATCTGGCAGTCATTAGgacatttttttatcttaatGATTAAATCCAATAGCTGATCAAATCCTTGTCGAGCTCATGTAGGTTGGGATCTGAACTTGAACCAGTGTCAGAGTGGCTGGGTCTTGACAAGAAGTGTTTTAAATGttccttttttgctttaattGTTCCTTGTTTTGCCAATTTTCATTTAGAAGTTGACGGGGTTTACTTTTGTGTGTTctgttgttttcttcattttctaataGTTTGAAATGTTGTCCCCTTGTTTGAGTCTTTATTTTGTGCGTAGAATTGCATTTTATGTTTAGTTCGTACCTTGTTTCCAATAGTTAGGAGTTTGTCCTCGTGTTTGAGTCTTCATTTTGGGTGGGAAATCACGTTTTATGTCTAGTTCGTATCTTGTTTTCTTGTTGAAAGCTAGTACACCTTTACCGGTTTCTCTCTATAAACCAGAAAACGTTTCCAGTTTCGAGCCATATTTGAGAGTTCCGGCCAAAATCTTGATCGATTTTGAATTCCATTGCAATTCTTGCACAGATTTACACGCTAAATGCTGGTATGGAGTGCAACACACATCGGGAAAGTGTCACCGGTGTCTTTCTAGAAACCTACGAGTGATAGTGAGCTGTCCAATTATTGATCAGATGACTTGGCATGTTATGACACTAGAAGCATCTTTTCAAAAAGTGTGTTGGCTAGAATTTGACCTTGCAACAATCTTTTTGCAGTTGCAGTACATGTCATATGGTCTATGTCATGGGATAGCCCTTGAGTTTACATATCTGATGGTCATTGTCCAGTAACCTATCAGCTGCAAAAACAAACCCCTCACATTACAAATGCCATGCCGCCTATGATCATTTAGCAGCCCAGGATTAGTGAGATGACAAAGAAGCAAGAATGTTTCATAGTCAAATTGTAACCTTGTTGCATTCTCAAGAGCACTATTCTCATATGCCTTATTCGAAGGCATTGAAGATACACTGACCTATTCGAAGGCGTTGAAGATACACTGACTCTATTAGGCACCGATGC harbors:
- the LOC116258107 gene encoding universal stress protein A-like protein — its product is MGEKKKIMLAIDESDVSHYALEWALSFLKPTISSPLLLFHAQPLPSFSYVYAGYGAAPTELIQSVQEHQTKITEALLERAKEICAREGVVAETLTELGDPKDVICAAAEKFGVDLLVLGSRGLSTLQRTFLGSVSNYCVHHANCPVLVVKKPA